Proteins encoded in a region of the Takifugu flavidus isolate HTHZ2018 chromosome 8, ASM371156v2, whole genome shotgun sequence genome:
- the pqbp1 gene encoding polyglutamine-binding protein 1: protein MPLPPALLARLAKRGIVKPSDQEVDEEIIAEDYDDNNVDYEATKHENLPPNWYKVFDPACGLPYYWNVETDLVAWLSPNDPSSVVTKAAKKVRAEGGEERIERHEKLDREREREREKERERERERDRDRERDRERDEGRDRRRPRRNEIAPYSKSKRGKKDDEMDPMDPSAYSDAPRGSWSSGLPKRNEAKTGADTTAAGPLFQQRPYPSPGAVLRANAANQIPKE from the exons atGCCTCTTCCACCAGCACTGCTGGCCCGCTTGGCCAAGAGAGGCATTGTTAAACCATCAGACCAAG AGGTAGACGAGGAGATCATCGCTGAAGATTATGACGACAATAATGTCGATTATGAGGCCACGAAACACGAGAATCTGCCACCAAACTGGTACAAGGTGTTTGATCCTGCTTG TGGTCTTCCTTATTACTGGAACGTGGAGACAGATTTGGTCGCTTGGCTGTCTCCAAATGATCCATCTTCAGTGGTTACGAAGGCTGCAAAGAAAGTCAGAG ctgagggaggagaggaaagaatcGAGAGACACGAGAAACTGGACCGAGAACGGGAGCGAGAGCgtgaaaaagagagagagcgggaaaGAGAgcgggacagggacagagagagagatcgagAGCGGGACGAAGGGAGGGACAGACGCCGGCCGAGGCGAAATGAAATAGCACCATACAGCAAGAGCAAAAGAG GAAAAAAGGATGATGAGATGGACCCGATGGATCCTAGTGCTTATTCTGATGCCCCGAG GGGCTCGTGGTCGAGTGGTCTGCCCAAGCGCAATGAGGCCAAGACGGGGGCGGACACCACGGCGGCGGGGCCTCTGTTCCAGCAGAGGCCGTACCCGAGCCCAGGAGCCGTCCTCCGGGCTAACGCCGCCAACCAGATCCCTAAAGAGTGA